In the genome of Staphylococcus durrellii, one region contains:
- a CDS encoding GtrA family protein, which translates to MKITQTQYEVIKFIIVGGINTLNYYIVYLLLLKILGVNYLVSHITGFIVAFVISYYLNCYFVYKVQPTWKKFIQFPITQVINMGMQTGLLYVFVHWLHISSVIAPFIGLIITIPITFVLSKYILKDD; encoded by the coding sequence ATGAAAATAACTCAAACACAATATGAAGTCATTAAATTTATAATAGTGGGTGGTATAAACACGTTAAATTACTATATTGTATATTTGTTACTGTTAAAAATATTAGGCGTTAACTATTTAGTCAGTCATATTACTGGTTTTATCGTGGCTTTCGTCATTTCTTATTACCTAAATTGTTATTTCGTCTACAAAGTGCAACCTACATGGAAGAAATTTATTCAATTCCCTATAACGCAAGTTATAAATATGGGTATGCAAACTGGATTGCTCTATGTATTTGTCCATTGGTTGCATATTTCTTCTGTCATTGCACCTTTTATAGGATTAATTATTACTATACCAATAACTTTTGTTTTATCTAAATATATTTTAAAAGATGATTAA
- a CDS encoding 2,3-diphosphoglycerate-dependent phosphoglycerate mutase yields MPKLILCRHGQSDWNAENLFTGWADVDLSDQGKKEAITSGKKLKEQHIDIDIVFTSLLRRAINTTYHLLSQSDQLFIPVHKTWRLNERHYGGLQGLNKDSARKEFGEEQVHLWRRSYDIAPPNQSEEQRQEYLNDRKYEHIDRRVMPESESLKDTLERVIPYWNDQISQQLLDGKTVLVSAHGNSLRALIKYLEDVSDEDIVSYEIKTGAPLIYELTDDLKVTNKYYL; encoded by the coding sequence ATGCCTAAACTTATATTATGTAGACATGGACAAAGTGACTGGAATGCCGAAAACCTATTTACAGGATGGGCAGACGTTGATTTATCAGATCAAGGTAAAAAAGAAGCGATAACTTCGGGGAAAAAGCTTAAGGAACAACACATTGATATAGATATTGTATTTACTTCATTATTAAGAAGAGCTATTAATACGACTTATCATTTACTATCACAATCTGATCAATTGTTTATCCCCGTACACAAAACATGGCGACTTAACGAACGACATTATGGCGGCTTACAAGGTCTGAATAAAGATAGTGCACGTAAAGAATTTGGTGAAGAACAAGTTCATTTATGGCGTCGCTCATATGATATTGCGCCTCCAAATCAAAGTGAAGAACAAAGACAAGAATATTTAAATGATAGAAAATATGAACATATAGATAGAAGAGTAATGCCTGAGTCAGAAAGTTTAAAAGACACGCTAGAGAGAGTTATTCCATATTGGAACGACCAAATTTCTCAACAATTATTAGATGGTAAAACTGTGCTTGTGTCTGCACATGGAAACTCTTTACGCGCACTAATTAAATATTTAGAAGATGTATCAGATGAAGATATAGTAAGTTATGAAATTAAAACAGGGGCGCCGCTAATTTACGAACTAACTGATGACTTAAAAGTAACAAATAAATATTATTTATAA
- a CDS encoding GNAT family N-acetyltransferase: MEFTIREMREEDKHGKAIVHYESWMETYTPLSVDNYLENLDRHQFIQKSSSQNTPTLVAIINDEVVGFISFGKTQKENDNDDWSEIFAIYLLEEYQNHMIGFALTQRALELSYPDNVTLWVVEENENAIAFYEQIGFKRTNNTAPVFFGKTYNEIRMDYYRTEHDN, encoded by the coding sequence ATGGAATTTACAATTAGAGAAATGCGCGAAGAAGATAAGCATGGTAAAGCCATCGTCCATTATGAAAGTTGGATGGAAACATATACACCGCTCTCAGTAGATAACTATTTAGAAAATCTAGATCGACATCAATTTATACAAAAATCTTCTTCTCAAAATACGCCTACTCTTGTCGCTATTATCAATGATGAAGTCGTTGGATTTATATCTTTCGGTAAAACACAAAAAGAAAATGACAATGATGACTGGAGCGAAATTTTCGCAATTTATTTGCTCGAAGAGTATCAAAATCACATGATTGGTTTTGCTTTAACACAGCGCGCCCTTGAGTTATCATATCCAGACAATGTGACTTTGTGGGTTGTTGAAGAAAATGAAAATGCCATCGCTTTCTATGAACAGATTGGCTTCAAACGTACTAACAATACCGCTCCAGTATTTTTTGGAAAAACTTACAATGAAATTAGAATGGATTACTATCGTACAGAACATGACAACTAA
- a CDS encoding DUF805 domain-containing protein, with protein MVNAYIDFWKRYVDFTNKSNRQAFWIPVLTHIIIIFVVAIIGMASFVAGSFIIGAILSVLVGAFILANIIPMVAITMRRFYDAGRKRTTALILIILSLVLDISFDVVQANGIAIFLNLVTFICTLMLVIIALLPSKDVKESKLKWL; from the coding sequence ATGGTTAATGCATACATAGATTTTTGGAAAAGGTATGTAGATTTTACTAATAAATCTAATAGACAAGCTTTTTGGATCCCTGTACTAACGCATATAATAATTATTTTTGTCGTAGCGATTATTGGTATGGCATCTTTTGTTGCAGGCTCTTTTATTATTGGAGCTATATTGTCCGTACTCGTAGGGGCTTTTATTTTAGCTAATATTATCCCAATGGTTGCCATAACGATGCGTAGATTTTATGATGCAGGACGTAAAAGAACTACAGCATTAATTTTAATTATATTATCACTTGTCTTAGATATTTCATTTGATGTTGTGCAAGCAAATGGTATAGCTATATTTTTAAATTTAGTAACGTTTATCTGTACACTAATGTTAGTAATTATTGCCTTGCTACCGTCGAAGGATGTAAAAGAAAGTAAACTAAAGTGGCTATAA
- a CDS encoding aggregation-promoting factor C-terminal-like domain-containing protein yields MKKFLLASFATLSITAAGVGISTNSSEAHAAETTQASQSTESVHQQFLNAGGTEELWQKIVLPESGGNPDAVNELGYQGLGQTKESWGTGSVEEQTKGMVQYAKERYGSIDAAISFREANGWW; encoded by the coding sequence ATGAAGAAATTTTTATTAGCATCTTTCGCAACTTTATCAATAACTGCTGCTGGCGTAGGTATTAGCACTAATTCATCTGAAGCACATGCAGCTGAAACAACTCAAGCTAGTCAATCAACTGAATCAGTACATCAACAATTTTTAAATGCTGGCGGTACTGAAGAATTATGGCAAAAAATCGTATTACCAGAATCGGGCGGCAACCCTGATGCAGTTAACGAATTAGGTTACCAAGGTTTAGGTCAAACTAAAGAATCATGGGGTACAGGTTCTGTAGAAGAACAAACTAAAGGTATGGTTCAATATGCCAAAGAGCGTTATGGTTCAATCGACGCAGCTATCTCATTCCGTGAAGCTAACGGTTGGTGGTAA
- a CDS encoding metallophosphoesterase, translating to MKIGVIADLHIDRGNKYTPADFEFYLIETAKNKQLELLLIAGDISNNYKMTAQFIKKIKYALNIPVLFIPGNHDFWTNETDISSLNIVDYYISMEECLIDSPFIINNEWAIVGNTAWYDYSYGDDKFSEERLAQRKYYGATWQDKEKIDWPLTDQSMSELALKQTVKDLSKVDNKNIILMTHIVTHKQFVVPTPHRIFDYFNAFIGTSKFNKLYETFPIKYSIMGHVHFRKSIEEAGITYICPCLGYERQWRTKDLAVELKNTLVTITV from the coding sequence ATGAAAATAGGTGTAATTGCTGATTTGCATATAGATAGAGGTAATAAGTATACACCGGCAGATTTTGAGTTCTATTTAATAGAGACCGCAAAAAATAAGCAACTTGAATTGTTACTAATCGCAGGAGATATATCCAACAATTATAAAATGACAGCACAATTTATAAAGAAGATTAAGTATGCTCTAAATATTCCTGTATTATTTATTCCGGGTAATCATGATTTTTGGACTAATGAAACTGACATATCCTCTTTGAATATAGTTGATTATTATATAAGCATGGAAGAGTGTTTAATAGATTCACCGTTCATTATTAATAACGAATGGGCTATCGTTGGTAATACGGCATGGTACGATTACAGTTATGGAGATGATAAATTTTCCGAAGAACGATTAGCCCAACGTAAATACTATGGTGCAACATGGCAAGATAAAGAGAAGATAGATTGGCCATTGACGGATCAATCGATGTCAGAGCTAGCATTAAAACAAACTGTAAAAGATTTATCTAAAGTTGATAACAAAAACATAATCTTAATGACACACATTGTTACACATAAACAATTTGTAGTGCCAACGCCTCATCGTATATTTGATTATTTTAATGCGTTTATAGGTACTTCGAAATTTAATAAGTTATATGAAACATTCCCTATAAAATATAGCATTATGGGTCATGTGCACTTTCGTAAAAGTATAGAAGAAGCGGGAATTACTTATATTTGTCCTTGTCTGGGTTATGAACGACAATGGCGTACAAAAGATTTAGCGGTTGAACTCAAAAACACATTAGTTACAATAACGGTTTAA
- a CDS encoding glycerate kinase family protein → MKKINKIVIAPDSFKESMSAIEVAEAIEQGLARVLPDTTVFDKIPMADGGEGTTEALVNTLNAGYQTITVQNPLAQNINASYGFSHETNTAIIDMASASGLDLIAEKDKNPLITTSYGTGQLINDAVKHGAKHIILGIGGSATNDGGMGMLNALGCQFLDSNHNPLPAGGAALAQLAYIDIDKLNPKLANTTIEVACDVTNPLLGEYGASEIYGRQKGATENMVKRLDAALTRYHDVIEQQFNISVKDIEGAGAAGGLGAGLLAFLGAKLSKGIDIVLKETQFNKRIRDADLVITGEGKIDHQTIYGKTPIGVSHSSQKLNIPVIAIAGSLGEGYQAVYEHGITSVFSILQQPCTLSDALQNGPYYMALTAENIARLLLIK, encoded by the coding sequence ATGAAAAAGATCAATAAAATAGTTATTGCACCTGATTCATTTAAGGAAAGTATGTCTGCAATCGAAGTCGCGGAAGCGATTGAACAAGGTTTGGCTCGTGTATTACCTGACACTACAGTATTCGATAAGATTCCTATGGCTGATGGTGGTGAAGGTACAACAGAAGCTTTAGTAAATACTTTAAATGCAGGGTATCAAACAATTACTGTACAAAATCCTTTAGCTCAAAATATAAATGCTTCATATGGCTTCTCACATGAAACAAACACTGCAATCATTGATATGGCAAGTGCTTCAGGTCTCGATTTAATTGCTGAAAAAGATAAAAACCCACTAATCACAACAAGTTATGGTACAGGGCAACTCATCAACGATGCAGTAAAACACGGCGCTAAACATATCATTTTAGGTATTGGGGGTAGCGCGACAAATGATGGTGGCATGGGGATGTTAAACGCATTAGGTTGTCAGTTTTTAGATAGTAATCATAACCCGTTGCCTGCTGGTGGTGCTGCATTAGCCCAATTAGCATATATTGATATAGATAAATTAAACCCTAAACTCGCCAATACTACTATTGAAGTTGCATGTGACGTGACAAATCCTTTATTAGGTGAGTATGGTGCAAGTGAAATATACGGTAGACAAAAAGGTGCTACAGAAAATATGGTAAAACGACTAGACGCTGCATTGACACGTTACCATGATGTGATTGAACAACAATTTAATATTTCTGTAAAAGATATAGAAGGCGCTGGCGCTGCAGGTGGATTAGGCGCTGGTTTATTAGCATTTTTAGGTGCTAAACTATCTAAAGGAATTGATATCGTTTTAAAAGAAACACAATTTAATAAACGTATTAGAGATGCTGATTTAGTAATAACTGGTGAAGGTAAAATAGATCATCAAACTATTTACGGTAAGACCCCTATTGGTGTGTCCCACTCTTCACAAAAATTAAATATTCCGGTCATCGCAATTGCTGGTAGTCTTGGAGAAGGATATCAAGCAGTTTATGAACATGGAATTACATCCGTATTTAGCATTTTACAACAACCTTGCACATTATCTGATGCATTACAAAACGGGCCTTATTATATGGCATTAACAGCCGAAAATATCGCACGTTTATTGTTAATAAAATGA
- a CDS encoding cation diffusion facilitator family transporter, with protein MNQSNKLKLAQRGAYLSLIVYIVLSIVKYVIGTLYHSAAVRADSLNNMTDIIVSLAVIVGLKISIKPADSNHPYGHLKSENISTLLVSFIIMFVGIQVVFENLPRIFTNENDTPNVITIYVSIISGLIMLGVYFINHKLAQKTFSSSLNSAAKDNLSDALVSIGTAIGLVFTQFGLPIVDIILATLLGFLIIYTGFGIFKESIFALSDGFNEHELENYKNYVLEVEDVIDVQSIKGRYYGSSVFVDVTIIVASDLTLEEAHKICDAVEQHMHFKGISSVYVHPEPYSIQ; from the coding sequence ATGAATCAAAGCAATAAATTAAAGTTAGCACAAAGAGGTGCTTATTTAAGTTTAATAGTATATATTGTCTTATCTATAGTTAAATACGTAATAGGGACGCTTTATCATTCGGCTGCAGTAAGAGCAGATAGTTTAAATAATATGACGGATATTATTGTATCTTTAGCTGTAATTGTAGGATTGAAGATTTCAATTAAACCCGCCGATAGTAATCACCCCTATGGACATTTAAAATCGGAAAATATTTCCACGTTATTAGTATCATTTATTATAATGTTTGTTGGTATTCAAGTTGTTTTTGAAAACTTGCCACGCATATTTACAAATGAAAATGACACACCGAATGTAATTACGATTTATGTCAGTATCATTAGTGGATTAATTATGCTTGGTGTCTACTTTATTAATCATAAATTAGCGCAAAAAACTTTTAGCAGTTCATTAAATTCGGCTGCAAAGGACAATTTGTCTGACGCGCTTGTCAGTATTGGTACCGCAATAGGGTTAGTATTTACACAATTTGGTTTACCTATAGTCGATATCATATTAGCCACGTTATTAGGATTTTTAATCATTTATACAGGATTTGGCATATTCAAAGAATCTATATTTGCTTTGAGTGATGGTTTTAATGAACACGAATTAGAAAATTATAAAAACTATGTATTAGAGGTTGAAGATGTTATAGACGTGCAATCGATTAAAGGAAGATATTACGGGAGTAGTGTATTCGTAGATGTGACGATTATAGTTGCCTCTGATTTAACTTTGGAAGAAGCACATAAAATCTGTGATGCAGTTGAACAGCATATGCATTTTAAAGGTATCTCGTCAGTATACGTGCACCCTGAACCTTATTCTATTCAATAA
- a CDS encoding cation:proton antiporter, translating into MLLFEAFLIFIMAVIVSSVIHNKFEKIPMAFIQIALGVCLFVLPIPVHFEFNSEVFMMAVIAPLLFVEGTHVSRTKLLEYRKPIILMAMALVFATVIGVGFFIHWIWPNLPMPAAFAIAAILCPTDAVAVQAITKGKILPKGSMTILEGESLLNDAAGIISFKIAVTALVTGAFSAIHAVEQFVISTILGVLIGLIVGFAIIRLRIYLTTTKPLKDSNTLIFIQLLTPFATYLIAEQFHASGIIAVVIAGLIHGFERDRLIRAQTELQMNYNQIWNTLSYVLNGFVFVVLGYIIPKVVSEIIAHERNNISFLIITTLLIALAIYTFRFIWVFALYKVFYYPNNIQSYLDDGEELPISRTKYAFTMTLCGIHGTISLSMALTLPTLLANHTPFYYKNDLLFIASLMVLISLVLAQVVLPLVTPSEIKSTSSSMSYQAAKIFIVQKVIYHFKKMAKAQNNQNYQAILSDYYEELFFLLNLDPDNKNSQEVQRLENIASQVETKTLEQLIEQDKLDKQTLLNYRVLLENTSQFREASTTHKVKTVIKILILRFRAKRHSDDNEIEQFKSHYQEVKNVIRTINHQVTIRLKQEQNDDNYIEISIVLNNYQQRLSNIRAKSKIKKGLIPTQTSAQKLEGLYLQRQFLDQLIEQQKIDDKVASQVRENINYNEIFMSSH; encoded by the coding sequence ATGTTATTATTTGAAGCTTTTTTAATTTTTATAATGGCAGTTATTGTCAGTTCAGTTATACATAATAAATTCGAAAAAATTCCAATGGCCTTTATTCAAATCGCATTAGGTGTTTGTTTATTCGTCTTACCGATTCCTGTACATTTCGAATTTAATTCAGAAGTATTTATGATGGCCGTGATTGCACCTTTATTATTCGTCGAAGGCACTCACGTATCGCGTACAAAATTACTAGAATATCGCAAACCAATTATTTTAATGGCGATGGCACTAGTGTTTGCTACAGTTATCGGGGTGGGTTTTTTCATTCATTGGATTTGGCCAAATTTACCTATGCCTGCCGCCTTTGCAATCGCAGCAATATTATGCCCTACCGATGCAGTTGCTGTACAAGCAATTACTAAAGGAAAAATATTACCTAAAGGTTCAATGACTATATTAGAAGGCGAATCATTATTAAATGACGCTGCAGGTATTATTTCATTTAAAATAGCGGTCACAGCGTTAGTTACAGGCGCATTTTCTGCAATTCATGCCGTCGAACAATTTGTTATTTCAACAATATTAGGTGTGTTGATAGGATTAATTGTTGGTTTCGCTATCATTCGATTAAGAATATATTTAACGACTACTAAGCCATTAAAAGATAGTAATACGCTTATATTCATACAATTATTGACGCCCTTTGCGACATATTTAATAGCAGAACAATTTCATGCTTCAGGTATTATTGCCGTCGTTATTGCTGGCTTAATACATGGTTTTGAACGTGATCGTTTAATTCGTGCTCAAACAGAATTACAAATGAACTACAATCAAATATGGAATACTTTAAGTTATGTGCTTAATGGTTTTGTCTTTGTTGTGTTAGGTTACATCATTCCAAAAGTTGTCTCAGAAATAATTGCTCATGAACGAAATAACATTTCCTTTTTAATTATCACTACATTACTTATCGCCTTAGCAATCTATACCTTCCGTTTCATATGGGTATTTGCATTATATAAAGTATTTTATTATCCAAACAACATACAATCATACTTAGACGATGGAGAAGAACTACCAATTAGTAGGACTAAATATGCATTTACTATGACATTGTGTGGTATTCACGGCACGATTTCATTATCAATGGCATTGACTTTACCCACACTATTAGCAAATCATACACCATTTTATTATAAAAATGATTTGCTCTTTATTGCATCACTAATGGTCTTAATTAGTTTAGTATTAGCTCAAGTCGTTTTACCTTTAGTAACGCCATCAGAAATCAAATCAACCTCTTCATCTATGAGTTATCAAGCAGCTAAAATTTTTATTGTACAAAAAGTTATTTATCATTTTAAAAAAATGGCTAAAGCGCAAAACAATCAAAATTATCAAGCCATCCTTTCCGATTATTATGAAGAATTGTTCTTTTTATTAAACTTAGATCCTGATAATAAAAATAGTCAGGAGGTTCAACGACTAGAAAATATAGCTAGTCAGGTAGAAACTAAAACGCTAGAACAACTTATCGAGCAAGATAAATTAGATAAACAGACATTGTTAAACTATCGTGTTCTTCTTGAAAATACCAGTCAATTTAGAGAAGCGTCAACGACACACAAAGTAAAAACAGTGATTAAAATTTTAATCTTACGCTTCCGTGCAAAACGCCACAGTGACGATAATGAAATAGAACAATTTAAATCACATTATCAAGAAGTTAAAAATGTGATACGTACGATTAATCATCAAGTTACTATTCGCTTGAAGCAAGAACAAAATGATGATAATTATATAGAAATTAGTATTGTTTTAAATAATTATCAACAACGCTTATCTAATATTAGAGCTAAAAGTAAAATCAAAAAAGGACTGATTCCTACCCAAACTTCCGCACAAAAATTAGAAGGTCTCTATTTGCAAAGACAATTTTTAGATCAATTAATAGAACAGCAGAAGATTGACGACAAGGTGGCATCTCAAGTCCGTGAAAACATTAATTATAATGAAATCTTTATGTCTTCACATTAA
- a CDS encoding multidrug effflux MFS transporter produces MDTQNKSPLPLMIIIVLGIMTTFGPLTIDMYASSLPHVLKDFDSTTSHVQLTMSFAMIGLALGQFIFGPLSDAFGRKKIALVIISIYTLASFIAIFTTTLPFFLVLRFIQGFTGGGAIVIAKASVGDNYEGASLAKALASLLVVNGIITILAPPLGGYALSLAGWRAVFVALTIISLIILLLAIMKMKETHTHDTAQLNFIEIFKDFAALLKQKTFIIPMLLQGLTYVMLFSFASAGPFITQKIYSLSPQELGIIFSINSIGLIIMSQVTAKLVEYISRFSLLILLTLIQIVGVIVIFIGLSLHLPIWVLIVGFFLNVCPVTGIGPLSFALAMESRTGGSGNASSLLGLFQFILGGVMSPLVGIQGQYSFIPYVSVLIITTIIIIILVISLRYNLRSSTKIKSN; encoded by the coding sequence ATGGACACTCAGAATAAAAGTCCCTTACCTTTAATGATTATTATTGTATTAGGTATTATGACCACTTTCGGTCCCTTAACTATAGATATGTATGCCTCTTCTTTGCCACATGTGCTAAAAGACTTTGACTCAACAACATCGCACGTTCAACTTACGATGTCATTTGCAATGATAGGGTTAGCCTTAGGTCAGTTTATTTTTGGACCATTATCCGATGCATTTGGTCGCAAAAAGATTGCGCTTGTTATTATATCTATATATACATTAGCTTCATTCATAGCCATTTTCACTACGACGCTACCGTTTTTCTTAGTGTTACGTTTTATACAAGGTTTCACTGGTGGTGGAGCCATCGTAATTGCTAAAGCATCTGTAGGCGATAACTATGAAGGGGCTTCACTTGCTAAAGCACTTGCCTCTTTATTAGTAGTTAACGGTATAATTACAATTTTAGCTCCTCCTCTTGGTGGCTATGCATTAAGTTTAGCTGGATGGAGAGCAGTCTTTGTTGCCTTAACAATTATAAGTCTTATCATTTTGTTATTAGCGATAATGAAAATGAAAGAAACACATACACATGATACAGCGCAATTAAATTTCATTGAAATTTTTAAAGATTTTGCCGCATTATTAAAACAAAAGACATTTATAATACCTATGTTGTTACAAGGTTTAACTTATGTCATGTTATTTAGTTTTGCTTCGGCTGGCCCTTTTATTACTCAAAAAATTTATAGCTTATCACCACAAGAATTAGGTATTATCTTCTCAATAAATAGTATTGGGCTAATTATCATGAGTCAGGTCACAGCGAAACTAGTAGAATATATCAGCAGATTTAGTTTATTAATTTTACTAACATTAATCCAAATAGTAGGAGTAATTGTTATCTTTATTGGATTATCTTTACATCTTCCTATTTGGGTGCTAATAGTCGGTTTTTTCTTAAATGTATGTCCTGTTACAGGCATTGGCCCTTTGAGCTTTGCGCTTGCGATGGAATCACGTACAGGTGGAAGTGGTAATGCTTCGAGCTTATTAGGACTTTTTCAATTTATACTTGGCGGTGTAATGTCACCTTTAGTTGGTATCCAAGGGCAATACAGCTTTATACCTTATGTTAGTGTACTCATTATAACGACTATTATTATCATTATTTTAGTAATTTCCCTAAGGTATAATTTACGTTCTTCTACTAAAATTAAATCAAATTAA
- a CDS encoding putative metal homeostasis protein yields MKQDLQTARRNLKSPNIKTRKRALKVIKQHKRNKKAV; encoded by the coding sequence GTGAAACAAGATTTACAGACAGCACGACGTAATTTAAAAAGCCCAAACATTAAAACACGAAAGAGAGCTCTAAAGGTTATTAAACAACACAAACGTAATAAAAAAGCTGTTTAA
- a CDS encoding C39 family peptidase, which yields MMIKMLNVKPLSQLFPIPTIMGCEGVCATMILRHNHTDITPLKLMRHWPKHDNNPNKGYVGHHFSIKLGHHQTIFPNAIVPYLNNYNANIVDGTGKSLTELTKIIDDGQPVVIYHTVLGQKPVSQTFTFDNAPTKLVSNIHTTVLIGYDEDYYYYIDPLWLSFIRKIYLPAIIPSRRQILRLRKDKMETSYNAPGKMNFYISNH from the coding sequence ATTATGATAAAAATGCTTAATGTTAAACCACTTAGTCAACTATTTCCTATACCTACAATTATGGGCTGTGAAGGCGTATGTGCGACGATGATTTTAAGACATAATCATACAGACATCACGCCTTTAAAATTAATGCGCCATTGGCCGAAACATGATAATAATCCCAACAAAGGTTACGTAGGCCATCATTTTTCTATCAAATTGGGCCATCACCAAACCATTTTCCCGAATGCTATAGTACCGTACTTAAACAATTATAACGCTAACATAGTAGATGGTACGGGTAAATCTCTCACTGAGCTAACTAAAATCATTGATGATGGTCAACCCGTAGTCATTTATCATACTGTACTAGGTCAGAAACCTGTATCTCAAACTTTTACTTTTGATAATGCGCCTACAAAATTGGTCTCAAATATTCATACAACTGTACTCATAGGTTACGATGAAGATTATTACTATTATATCGATCCATTATGGTTAAGCTTTATTCGTAAAATTTATCTTCCTGCAATTATTCCTTCCCGTAGACAAATATTAAGATTGCGTAAAGACAAAATGGAAACAAGTTATAATGCGCCTGGCAAGATGAACTTTTATATAAGCAATCATTAA
- a CDS encoding amidohydrolase family protein, with translation MTSSNKIIDIHHHIIPKVYKDALNDLGITTSGGFPIKNWKPQDSIDMMNALNINMGVTSISEPATLPFKKTKAAKVARQVNEYQAQLKKAYPHRFKSFALLPMPHVKETLKEIEYALNVLQLDGVGLLSNYGDDFLGNDKFDKVMQALEQHQANVFIHPSSAAQNFKAPEYVIADFIEEFTFNTTRAASNLIFSGAVERYKNINFILAHAGGTLPYLTWRINETLNTQKYIMDDPKNRLNEFVSSSKSTFVKEVIKHPFHNISMFKKYRKGLKRWSTLNETAAYYISRFYYDTALSTGESAFASLKEITDTSHILFGSDAHYAPNSWITTMKNNINESQQFHDSDKVKIFNDNAANILL, from the coding sequence ATGACAAGTTCAAATAAAATAATAGATATCCATCATCATATTATTCCTAAAGTATACAAAGATGCATTAAACGATTTGGGGATAACTACTTCTGGAGGTTTTCCTATTAAAAATTGGAAACCACAGGATAGTATAGATATGATGAATGCATTAAATATCAATATGGGTGTGACGTCTATTTCAGAACCTGCTACGTTGCCTTTTAAAAAAACTAAAGCTGCCAAAGTTGCTCGACAAGTTAATGAATATCAAGCGCAATTAAAGAAAGCTTATCCGCATAGATTTAAAAGTTTTGCATTACTGCCTATGCCACATGTGAAAGAAACATTGAAGGAGATAGAATATGCGCTTAATGTATTGCAACTTGATGGAGTAGGTTTGCTATCAAACTATGGTGATGATTTCCTTGGAAATGATAAGTTTGATAAAGTTATGCAAGCTTTAGAACAACATCAGGCTAATGTCTTTATTCATCCGAGTTCAGCAGCACAAAATTTTAAAGCGCCAGAATATGTTATTGCAGATTTTATAGAAGAATTTACTTTTAATACAACGAGAGCTGCTTCCAATTTAATCTTTAGTGGCGCAGTAGAGCGCTATAAAAATATTAACTTTATTTTGGCACATGCTGGGGGTACATTACCTTACTTAACTTGGAGAATTAATGAAACATTAAATACACAAAAATATATTATGGATGATCCCAAAAATCGACTAAATGAATTTGTAAGTAGTAGTAAAAGTACGTTTGTGAAAGAAGTCATCAAACATCCGTTTCATAATATAAGTATGTTCAAGAAATATCGCAAAGGTTTAAAACGTTGGTCTACGTTAAATGAAACTGCAGCTTATTATATTAGTAGATTTTACTATGATACAGCTTTATCAACAGGAGAGTCGGCTTTTGCATCATTAAAAGAAATAACAGACACTTCGCACATATTGTTTGGTTCAGACGCACACTATGCGCCAAATAGTTGGATTACTACCATGAAAAACAATATAAACGAATCTCAACAATTTCATGATAGTGACAAAGTAAAAATATTTAATGACAATGCAGCAAATATATTATTATAA